The Ahaetulla prasina isolate Xishuangbanna chromosome 3, ASM2864084v1, whole genome shotgun sequence genome window below encodes:
- the LOC131194858 gene encoding WAS/WASL-interacting protein family member 2-like — translation MVGRASPRPVDNLQGGKEGDHWTSSWPLSQAASWNRLLTRRVCWVMPPAPTTGPVRRTQSTTNRLGHGQAGPTRPPPPPTTLPLRGERAPRLLPEQRQARPPPPPKNSAAAAAAAGKGQAAHTTGTADRGDKREKGSKAPPEAEPSQAADHCRRKTADKHRPPPPPTLEKAGPLPPSRAAAAQPGRCRPAGPLPPSRAAAAQPGRCRPAGPLPPSRAAAAQPGRCRCWKRTGRWKRPGCCRRCRRHRCRPHRRRRESAPGLLLREPGDGPPQFAHPLTHRAVFHPGGGSKLSKRPPPAQSGPK, via the coding sequence atggtagggagggcgtcccctagacccgtggacaaccttcagggtggcaaagaaggcgaccattGGACCTCTTCGTGGCcactaagccaggccgccagctggaataggctactcacccgccgggtttgctgggtcatgccaccggcCCCAACTACTGGGccagttcgccggacccagtcgaccaccaacaggctaggccatgGCCAGGCCGGTccaaccaggccgccgccaccgccgacgACACTACCGCTGCGGGGGGAGAGAGCCCCCAGGCTCCTCCCGGAGcaacgccaggccaggccgccgccgccaccgaagaactcggccgccgccgccgccgctgctggaaaaggccaggctgcccacaccaccggcaccgcagacAGAGGGGACAAACGGGAGAAAGGCTCTAAGGCCCCTCCCGAAGCAGAGCCAAGCCAGGCCGCTGACCACTGCCGCCGGAAAACCGCCGACAAACaccggccgccaccgccgccgacaCTGGAAAaagccgggccgctgccgcccagccgggccgctgccgcccagccaggccgctgccgcccagccgggccgctgccgcccagccgggccgctgccgcccagccgggccgctgccgcccagccgggccgctgccgcccagccgggccgctgccgcccagccgggccgctgccgctgctggaaaaggacgggccgctggaaaaggccgggctgctgccgccgctgccgccgccaccgTTGTCGGCCACACCgccgccggagggagagcgctccgggactcctcctgagGGAACCCGGAGACGGCCCGCCTCAATTCGCCCATCCTCTGACTCACCGCGCTGTCTtccacccgggcggggggtccaagctgtcaaaaagacccccccccgcCCAGTCCGGCCcaaaatag